A window from Lagopus muta isolate bLagMut1 chromosome 5, bLagMut1 primary, whole genome shotgun sequence encodes these proteins:
- the PLAU gene encoding urokinase-type plasminogen activator gives MKLLILLTITLGTLVTGLDSVYTRQYNKLSHKHRPQHRECHCLNGGTCITYQFFSHMKRCLCPEGYGGLHCEIDTDSICYSGNGESYRGMAADPGCLYWDLPSVVRRGDYHVDLKNALQLGLGKHNYCRNPNGRSRPWCYTRKGYSIQETPCSTVEKCGHTCGQRSFSKYFKIVGGSQAEVETQPWIAGIFQTIKGTDRFQCGGSLIDPCWVLTAAHCFYDPTKKQPNKSDYTVILGKSVLNATDEHEQIFMVDEIISHPDFTDYTGGNDNDIALIRIRTASGQCAVESNYVRTVCLPEKNLKLYDNTRCEIAGYGKQNSYDIYYAQRLMSATVNLISQDTCKNKYYDSIRVTDNMVCAGDPTWETDACKGDSGGPMVCEHNGRMTLYGIVSWGDGCAKKNKPGVYTRVTRYLNWIDSNMNAVVTKSHSYPEPK, from the exons ATGAAGTTACTCATCCTCCTCACAATAACTCTCGGCACGCTTGTCACAGGACTAGACTCT GTTTACACGAGGCAGTACAACAAGTTATCACATAAACACAGACCCCAACATAGAG AATGCCACTGTCTGAATGGTGGAACTTGCATTACCTATCAGTTCTTCAGCCATATGAAGCGCTGCCTGTGCCCAGAAGGATACGGTGGACTTCACTGTGAAATAG acACTGACAGCATATGCTACAGTGGGAATGGGGAGAGCTACAGAGGAATGGCAGCAGACCCAGGTTGTCTGTATTGGGACCTTCCTTCAGTCGTCAGGAGGGGTGATTACCATGTTGATTTGAAGAACGCTCTGCAGCTTGGACTGGGCAAGCATAACTACTGCAG AAACCCAAATGGAAGGAGCAGGCCTTGGTGCTACACCAGGAAAGGATACTCCATTCAAGAAACACCCTGCAGCACCGTGGAGAAGTGTG GGCATACATGTGGCCAAAGAAGCTTCAGCAAGTACTTCAAGATTGTTGGTGGAAGCCAGGCTGAGGTTGAGACTCAACCTTGGATAGCTGGCATCTTCCAAACCATAAAGGGCACTGACCGCTTTCAGTGCGGTGGCAGCCTCATCGACCCTTGCTGGGTGCTTACAGCAGCACACTGTTTCTATGATCC GacaaaaaagcaaccaaacaagTCAGACTACACAGTCATCCTTGGAAAGTCCGTACTGAATGCTACCGATGAACATGAACAGATATTCATGGTGGATGAAATAATCTCTCATCCTGACTTTACAGACTACACGGGAGGCAACGATAATGATATTG ctTTGATAAGAATAAGAACAGCTTCTGGACAGTGTGCAGTAGAATCCAACTACGTCAGAACAGTCTGCTTGCCAGAGAAGAACCTTAAGCTGTATGACAATACCCGGTGTGAAATAGCTGGCtatggaaaacagaattctt atgaTATTTACTATGCTCAAAGACTAATGTCAGCCACTGTAAACTTAATATCACAGGAcacttgcaaaaataaatactatgACAGCATCAGAGTTACTGACAACATGGTCTGTGCTGGAGACCCAACATGGGAAACAGATGCATGCAag GGAGATTCTGGCGGCCCCATGGTCTGTGAGCACAATGGCAGGATGACACTTTATGGGATTGTCAGCTGGGGAGATGGctgtgcaaagaaaaacaagcccGGTGTTTACACCAGAGTTACTCGCTACCTTAACTGGATTGACTCTAATATGAATGCAGTGGTTACCAAAAGTCACTCTTACCCTGAACCAAAGTGA